One window of the Lodderomyces elongisporus chromosome 6, complete sequence genome contains the following:
- the PHO2 gene encoding Transcription factor, with protein MSETGLLSISGTKTSTSGNTNVNDSPTKTSPSLSQHQPQKRIRASGEVLNFLITEFNKNPNPSPDRRKVISDKAAMSEKAVRIWFQNRRAKQRKHERSRKLDTNAYHIQPHHSSSSTFDLIQRPTSSTTSTSTSPPQSFSNNSPSNIPIEINEKYSFIDCTSLSVGSWQRIKSGKHDFDLLKNNLFKLSPFNLNTIMTQVDLMVILSKKNQELNYFFSAMTNKDSRILFRIFYPLSAISSCSLHENSIEDKSTGLITNSNELRVNLCHQPKFSVYFFNGVNSSTNQWSICDDFSEGQQVSQAYTLNPKTYPNYDQDDINLSHSPSGIPHVIVGGRSALTYLSSYINANNSDYNSLQATSVPLIRPPPPPAPAAAAQSSTAVPTSYIQQHTQHNQHNHPIQYKHNSLDMSTGLSATALEFDLNSLWQNHNFTADPKTLASTANFNINQSPYSTTSSSQQYYQSEDTPQSMQSFNAQSQLQGQLNSNSNSNSSGSGNIIKYSSMTNVSNLNSAVGSNIIKTASTSPEDILSFNEQVVVNTHNLGKPAYTHTSEFVDFNDGTGSGLEFTTDFDFAIGLGEGDREHDREREHDLEGDFHEEVPASSQTQPLDLHQTMTVDFIDFNA; from the coding sequence ATGTCCGAAACCGGTCTTTTGAGCATTAGCGGTACCAAAACCAGTACCAGTGGTAACACCAATGTCAACGATTCGCCCACAAAGacatcaccatcactaTCACAACACCAGCCCCAGAAGAGAATAAGAGCTTCTGGAGAAGTGCTCAACTTTCTCATTACTGAATTCAACAAGAACCCCAACCCAAGTCCCGATCGAAGAAAAGTCATTAGCGACAAGGCTGCAATGAGCGAAAAAGCAGTAAGGATATGGTTCCAAAACAGAAGAGCcaagcaaagaaaacacGAGCGAAGTAGGAAACTCGATACAAATGCATACCACATCCAACCACACCACTCATCCTCAAGCACATTTGACTTGATCCAGCGCCcaacatcttcaacaacatcaacttcaacttcaccaccacaatcattttcaaacaaCTCACCTAGCAACATCCCAattgaaataaatgaaaaatacaGCTTTATAGATTGTACCTCATTATCCGTGGGATCATGGCAAAGAATCAAGAGCGGGAAACACGACTTTGActtgttgaaaaacaacCTCTTCAAATTGTCACCATTCAATTTAAACACCATCATGACACAAGTCGACCTCATGGTCATCTTGTCCAAGAAAAACCAAGAACTCAACTACTTTTTCCTGGCAATGACCAACAAGGACTCCAGAATCCTCTTTAGAATATTTTACCCACTCAGTGCCATTCTGCTGTGCTCCCTCCACGAAAACTCCATTGAAGATAAATCTACCGGTTTAATAACAAACTCAAACGAACTTCGTGTCAACTTGTGCCACCAACCAAAATTCTCAGTCTACTTTTTTAACGGAGTCAACTCATCAACTAACCAATGGTCAATCTGCGACGACTTTAGTGAAGGACAGCAGGTTAGCCAAGCATACACCTTGAACCCAAAAACATACCCAAACTATGACCAAGATGATATTAACCTTAGCCATTCGCCTTCAGGTATTCCCCACGTCATTGTAGGCGGCAGAAGTGCATTAACATACTTGAGCTCCTACATTAATGCCAACAATAGCGATTACAATTCACTTCAAGCAACATCAGTACCACTAATaagaccaccaccaccaccagcaccagcagcagcagcacaATCATCCACAGCAGTACCGACAAGCTATATTCAACAACATACTCAACACAATCAGCACAATCATCCAATACAATATAAACACAACTCCCTTGACATGTCCACAGGCCTCTCCGCAACAGCATTGGAATTCGATTTGAACTCCTTATGGCAAAACCACAACTTTACTGCCGACCCAAAAACATTAGCATCCACAGCAAACTTTAACATCAACCAATCACCATACTCGACCACGTCATCATCACAACAATATTACCAACTGGAAGACACACCACAGCTGATGCAATCATTCAATGCCCAAAGTCAGCTTCAGGGCCAATtaaacagcaacagcaacagcaacagtaGTGGCAGTGgcaacatcatcaaataTTCTAGCATGACAAATGTAAGCAATTTAAACAGCGCTGTAGGCTCAAATATTATAAAAACAGCATCCACGTCCCCAGAAGATATCTTATCATTCAATGAACAAGTGGTTGTAAACACACATAATCTTGGTAAGCCTGCATACACACATACTAGtgaatttgttgattttaaTGATGGTACAGGGAGCGGTTTGGAGTTTACCACGGATTTCGACTTTGCCATAGGATTAGGTGAAGGTGATCGCGAACACGATCGCGAACGCGAACACGATCTTGAAGGTGATTTTCACGAGGAAGTTCCAGCATCAAGCCAAACACAACCATTAGACTTGCACCAAACTATGACGGTAGATTTTATCGACTTCAACGcataa
- a CDS encoding uncharacterized protein (BUSCO:EOG092643Y5) yields MLVRSMLSPIRQPTISPLRSTPRLAAAITNAATTTTFTQSRSIVHQSKEDKAQQIQDRNKEKKKKLREELKMKALDEPINHPLHMSIAEALNTIRSFEVGKPVDKSNISCNIYVRQEQGATPINCMLEVPHPVNVRTKPLVFTTQQQVIDDLSPHMNPEHIGGKDLVNKFLSQELSPSDFTHGFATSEFESQLKPLGRILGPSGLIPTKKKGTVIDDASEILNVLRAFRIRQRDGTISFVAGNCTFSDQQVMENLKAISDAIHAQIDPKAVKKTKLGYCYIRSANSPGLVIDF; encoded by the coding sequence ATGCTTGTAAGGCTGATGCTTCTGCCCATTAGGCAGCCGACAATTTCACCACTCCGATCTACACCGAGGTTGGCTGCGGCCATCACTAATGccgcaacaacaactactttTACACAGAGTCGTTCTATTGTTCATCAATCCAAGGAAGACAAAGCACAACAGATTCAAGATCGaaacaaggaaaagaaaaagaagttgcGCGAGgagttgaaaatgaaagctCTCGATGAACCCATTAACCATCCATTACACATGTCCATCGCCGAAGCACTCAACACCATCCGTTCTTTTGAAGTTGGTAAACCAGTGGACAAGTCCAATATCTCATGCAACATCTATGTGCGTCAGGAACAAGGTGCTACACCAATCAACTGTATGCTTGAAGTGCCACACCCGGTCAATGTGAGGACCAAGCCGTTGGTTTTCACAACACAGCAACAAGTGATTGATGATTTGTCCCCACACATGAACCCCGAACATATTGGTGGTAAAGATTTGGTGAATAAATTCTTATCACAAGAACTCAGTCCAAGCGATTTCACACATGGATTTGCTACTTCTGAATTTGAGTCACAATTGAAACCTTTGGGAAGGATCCTTGGTCCACTGGGTTTGAttccaacaaaaaagaagggaaCTGTGATTGATGATGCATCAGAGATTTTAAATGTGTTGAGAGCATTCAGAATCAGGCAACGTGATGGTACCATCTCGTTTGTGGCAGGTAACTGCACATTTAGTGATCAACAAGTAATGGAGAACTTGAAAGCCATCAGCGATGCCATTCATGCTCAAATCGACCCCAAGGCTgtgaaaaagacaaaattgGGTTACTGCTATATCAGATCAGCCAACAGTCCCGGTTTAGTCATTGATTTCTAA
- the GPI17 gene encoding GPI transamidase component (BUSCO:EOG092635DF): MKELKGSKELKDLNELKQSNESNVLKESKEPKEMKQSTISKESPTISYIRNVITIIVIGSILSLGYPLFLLTTNIYRADLPIDRINNYDVNSVNFQIPIEVNGFQVNKEYLRAELNKWYPDVARTWSLVFPDEKEYNDAKHNDDNSVNMYSVELHETSSEKHFKINKRKIDVYFSTAESNTNQYLSEILFKNVFKSELETLSALVQDKVDSSVAFPYSKQYNLMFSLFVEDGKQLNWEIEEALLDFQPVLNLLHNITSFKTSTQIQYYSSLSKSYPMGMIPQDELSTFINFGDWNLGNFDMNPTINFIVYVPKEQLGVENSATNSFLISKWGGVQILNRMPGMAHSTISKLELTPILNIFANQLFQLLNIDQYNSKVSHNQNMSLEIKLDSLKRITIYKNIKNSLANLRSLVKLSESLKDITVPEETKQNVLKSLDAMDEAKRKKSVLVSANALDASNAAFFEKKMVQQAYFPSEHKMAVFLPLLGPIGSIIIFNILRLAKKRKL; encoded by the coding sequence ATGAAGGAACTCAAGGGGTCGAAGGAGTTAAAGGACCTTAATGAATTAAAACAGCTGAATGAATCAAATGTGCTAAAGGAGCTGAAGGAGCCgaaagaaatgaaacagtccacaatttcaaaagagTCTCCTACGATTTCATACATCAGAAATGTTATAACAATTATTGTAATCGGATCGATTTTATCATTAGGGTAccctttgtttttgcttacAACAAACATTTATCGTGCAGATTTACCTATCGATCGAATCAACAATTATGATGTTAATTCGgtaaattttcaaattcccATTGAAGTCAATGGCTTTCAGGTTAACAAAGAATACCTACGAGCAGAGTTGAACAAATGGTACCCCGATGTTGCCAGGACGTGGTCATTAGTTTTTCCTGACGAGAAAGAATATAACGATGCAAAACACAATGACGACAACAGTGTCAATATGTACAGCGTCGAGCTTCATGAAACTTCTAGTGAAAAACATttcaaaattaataaaCGTAAAATTGACGTATATTTTTCCACAGCAGAATCAAATACTAACCAATACTTGCTGGAAATATTATTCAAAAATGTGTTTAAAAGTGAGTTAGAGACTCTATCAGCTCTTGTGCAAGACAAAGTCGATTCTAGTGTTGCATTCCCTTATAGCAAACAGTACAATTTGATGTTTTCATTATTCGTCGAAGACGGCAAGCAGCTCAATTGGGAGATTGAAGAAGCGCTATTGGATTTTCAACCAGTGTTGAATTTGCTTCATAATATTACTTCATTCAAAACGAGTACACAAATTCAATACTATTCGCTGCTTTCCAAATCCTATCCTATGGGAATGATTCCACAAGATGAATTGTCAACATTTATCAATTTTGGAGATTGGAATTTGGGCAATTTCGACATGAATCCAACGATAAATTTCATCGTCTATGTTCCAAAGGAGCAACTTGGTGTTGAAAACTCTGCTACCAACTCATTCCTTATTTCCAAATGGGGTGGTGTACAAATTTTGAACCGCATGCCTGGGATGGCGCATTCAACGATATCGAAACTTGAGTTGACGCCCATCTTGAACATCTTTGCCAACCAGTTATTCCAACTTCTCAACATAGACCAGTACAATAGTAAGGTATCGCACAATCAAAATATGTCTCTTGAAATTAAGCTTGATTCGCTAAAGAGAATCACGATATAcaaaaatatcaaaaacTCATTGGCAAACCTTAGGTCATTGGTCAAACTCCTGGAGTCGTTGAAGGATATAACCGTTCCTGAAgagacaaaacaaaatgtttTGAAATCACTTGATGCGATGGATGAGGCTAAACGTAAGAAATCAGTACTCGTTTCCGCAAATGCATTGGATGCTTCAAATGCAGCAttctttgaaaagaaaatggtaCAACAAGCGTATTTTCCAAGTGAACATAAAATGGCCGTGTTTTTGCCACTATTGGGCCCTATCGGTTCAATTATTATATTCAATATCTTACGATTGgcaaagaagaggaaactATGA
- the PTH2_2 gene encoding Gluconate transport-inducing protein, whose amino-acid sequence MANAPSRSRTSTTTATIPSHHQRIKTPSGTPTASGTPTANATPAINTSEQDLAAHSNQIISYNGRIKTTQDALLLLEACRQAIIPVIHRRLTNFERLKFIKPNTIFIWNESQCGMKRWTDGKLWSPSKVHNGNFLIYKELNKFNQNLEVNGLIKQSFSLTTKDDQKYHIISYYLNPSATDNNNNNNNNSNSNSNSNGVFGELEDIDSDIKTPSKDPQFAHLKLSIDYYPGTMLQSVYNSNFIREPGIASNNNYQKTQHYQQQAQRFQHLRGRSMSPGIVNPTPQIASNQHSQSLHSLMNPHEQKNLHSHVQSVPPQLPQPFSPPPPPPPLQQQQQQSQQHLQALSHSLPSQGLNTSGSPPPPSIQFQTGQSHYTQLNNHPASITAAQPAAQPPTSTASQPHALPVPATTVVANSPMPQTATTSGTSSRMHERPASPITTSLIHKNEENLQQPQQRIEYRNNINLPLPTHLPKSISKLHSTSVEDCDLRVVDVLNKRWMK is encoded by the coding sequence ATGGCCAATGCCCCATCCAGACTGcgaacctcaacaacaacagcaaccaTACCGTCGCACCATCAGCGAATAAAAACTCCATCAGGAACTCCAACGGCATCGGGAACACCTACAGCAAACGCAACACCAGCAATCAATACTTCGGAACAGGACCTCGCAGCCCACTCAAACCAAATAATCTCATACAATGGTCGGATCAAGACAACTCAAGATGCCCTTTTGCTCCTTGAGGCTTGCAGACAAGCCATAATTCCCGTCATACATCGCAGGCTCACCAACTTTGAGCGACTAAAGTTTATCAAACCAAACACCATCTTTATCTGGAATGAAAGTCAATGTGGAATGAAGAGATGGACAGATGGAAAACTTTGGTCACCGTCAAAAGTGCATAACGGAAATTTCCTCATCTACAAGGAGTTGAATAAGTTTAATCAGAACTTGGAAGTCAATGGATTGATCAAACAAAGCTTCTCCTTGACCACTAAAGATGACCAAAAATACCACATCATCTCGTACTATCTAAACCCATCAGCCACcgataacaacaacaacaacaataataatagcaaTAGTAATAGCAACAGCAATGGCGTGTTTGGCGAGTTGGAAGATATAGACTCAGATATCAAAACCCCGTCAAAAGATCCACAGTTTGCTCACTTGAAACTCTCAATTGATTACTATCCAGGAACAATGTTGCAGAGTGTTTATAATCTGAACTTTATACGAGAACCAGGTATTGCCAGCAATAACAATTACCAAAAAACGCAGCACtaccaacaacaagcacAGCGGTTTCAACATCTAAGAGGTCGTCTGATGCTGCCTGGTATTGTAAATCCAACCCCACAAATAGCTAGCAACCAACATAGTCAGCTGCTACACCTGTTGATGAACCCACAtgaacaaaagaatttaCATTCACACGTGCAACTGGTTCCACCACAACTACCGCAGCCATtttcaccaccaccaccaccaccaccattacaacaacaacaacaacaatcacagCAACATTTGCAAGCACTACTGCATCTGCTTCCATCGCAAGGATTAAACACCTCGGGTTCTCCACCTCCACCATCgattcaatttcaaactGGACAATCTCACTACACACAGCTAAATAATCATCCAGCATCGATAACAGCAGCACAACCAGCAGCACAGCCACCAACGTCTACAGCTTCACAGCCCCACGCTCTACCTGTACCAGCAACCACTGTTGTTGCTAATCTGCCTATGCCACAAACTGCAACCACTTCCGGAACATCATCGCGAATGCACGAACGACCTGCATCGCCAATTACAACATCTTTAATCCATAAAAACGAAGAAAACTTGCAGCAGCCACAACAAAGGATAGAGTATAGAAACAATATTAATTTACCACTTCCAACACATTTACCAAAATCTATCTCCAAATTGCACAGCACTTCAGTCGAAGATTGTGATTTAAGAGTAGTCGATGTTTTAAATAAACGGTGGATGAAATAG
- the CDC11 gene encoding Cell division control protein 11 — protein sequence MNYSMDQGNVSSAALRKRKTLKKSINFSIMIVGESGSGRSTLINTLCGGNSIVPTSSTIREDAFTKKMMLRHENVELEDNDGHKISLNIIDTPNFANQINCEQDFRVIVDFIRHQFDEVLLEESRVKRNPRFKDGRIHVLIYLINPTGHGLSEIDVKFLKHINNLVNIIPVISKADSLTREELMLNKRLILEDLENYGINFYKFNEYEYEKDYIDDEIIEYNKYLNSLLPFAIIGANEYRKNPALNKQHHSTGAGADIDADDDDADEIIKLRVLQKDLKPINIDNPDINDFTILKNVILITHLNEFKDLTHDQIYENYRTEALSGKQFHYMDKEAADGEDGSYRSYTTSTQNLAEHANGNGNAAANGNGGVGGSSGSNGYSHARNGSDNVGGQSSDYLKKEEQIRMEEERLRKFEERVHQDLITKRQELLERENELKEIEKRLLAEGLKLNENGDVVKVDE from the coding sequence ATGAACTATTCTATGGATCAAGGCAACGTCTCTTCTGCCGCattgagaaagagaaaaacacTCAAGAAATCAATCAACTTCTCCATTATGATTGTGGGTGAAAGCGGCTCCGGCAGATCAACTTTGATCAACACTTTGTGCGGAGGCAACTCCATCGTACCCACCTCGTCTACAATCAGAGAAGATGCATTCACCAAGAAAATGATGTTGAGACACGAAAATGTCGAATTGGAAGATAATGATGGCCACAAAATCAGCCTCAACATCATAGATACACCAAACTTTGCCAACCAAATCAATTGCGAACAAGACTTTAGAGTTATAGTAGACTTTATCCGTCACCAATTCGACGAGGTATTGTTGGAAGAAAGCCGTGTTAAGCGTAACCCTAGATTCAAAGATGGAAGAATCCACGTGTTGATCTACTTGATCAATCCTACCGGTCATGGCTTATCTGAAATAGACGTCAAGTTCCTCAAACATATCAATAACTTGGTCAACATCATCCCCGTGATCTCCAAAGCAGACTCCTTGACCCGCGAAGAATTGATGCTAAATAAAAGATTGATCTTGGAAGACTTGGAAAATTACGGCATCAACTTTTACAAGTTTAACGAATACGAATACGAAAAGGACTACATTGACGATGAAATAATCGAGTACAACAAATACTTGAACTCATTGCTACCATTTGCAATCATTGGGGCCAACGAGTACAGAAAAAACCCAGCATTAAACAAACAGCACCATTCaactggtgctggtgctgatattgatgctgatgatgacgatgcaGACGAGATTATCAAATTGAGAGTGTTGCAAAAGGACTTGAAGCCCATCAACATTGATAATCCCGATATCAATGATTTCacaatattgaaaaacgTGATATTAATCACCCATTTGAACGAGTTCAAGGACTTGACTCATGACCAAATATATGAAAACTACAGAACAGAAGCATTATCTGGTAAACAATTCCACTACATGGACAAAGAAGCAGCAGACGGAGAAGACGGAAGCTATAGATCATACACTACAAGCACGCAAAACTTGGCCGAGCATGCTAATGGAAATGGCAACGCTGCTGCCAATGGAAATGGCGGTGTTGGTGGAAGCAGTGGCAGCAATGGATACAGCCATGCTCGCAATGGATCAGATAATGTGGGCGGTCAATCCTCAGATTATTTAAAGAAGGAGGAGCAAATCAGaatggaagaagaaagattgaGGAAATTCGAGGAAAGAGTGCACCAGGATTTGATTACAAAGAGACAAGAGCTATTAGAAAGGGAGAATGAATTGAAGGAAATCGAAAAGAGATTGTTGGCGGAAGGGTTGAAATTGAATGAAAATGGTGATGTCGTTAAAGTAGATGAATAA
- the GAA1 gene encoding Glycosyl phosphatidyl inositol protein transamidase complex subunit (BUSCO:EOG092619GP): protein MALAENVLRRIHKMGLIPKAVKHLPRLTVLLALFSVVWLVTLPMDGNYRNCYISENALMPGQVHSYFRESEWNIVRGYREEVSKLEQESIKDKNRAVSSWLEDMGLQISHYHNGASDTDEIIYAIMHAPRGENTEAMALVVPWYNADAEYNEGGMALGMALMRYFSRISVWSKNIILVIPPDGKKSLRNWVEAYHTSLDDTAGSIEAAVVVDYGKQGDYFEYYDMYYEGLNGQLPNLDLLNTANTIGGHENIGCSIQGINGRVTDFQNKLKTLFWGIARLVTAGAIDVHGHEAFSGWQIQAFTIKARGDKGHDVTQFGRIVDSTFRSVNNLLEKFHQSFFFYLLLSPKHFVSIGTYLPAAVMLAVSFALGTLNSILNTHIEVDAIKYGVSKLLTIVVVVESFCVGLALLAPYESTSLIQISQLLVSVVGGFIFMQKVNMKRVDSYSLISFALLSIALLIVALLIVHFALAFTVGILALPLTYIPTLFQRKKNPKLAVLFVLVITNPFLIIHAGGLFTGHENFLQNLIMAWVDLQSWTWIIIALAWFPAWLFVFFASVSLIVQLPKAIAINPPSTFATKSEKSE, encoded by the coding sequence ATGGCGTTAGCTGAGAATGTGCTTCGAAGAATTCACAAAATGGGGCTAATTCCTAAAGCTGTGAAACATCTTCCTCGACTAACTGTACTTCTTGCACTCTTTAGTGTAGTATGGCTAGTAACTCTTCCCATGGATGGCAATTATCGAAACTGTTATATATCTGAAAATGCCTTAATGCCAGGACAAGTGCACTCGTATTTCCGAGAGAGTGAATGGAATATTGTGAGAGGGTATCGAGAAGAAGTTTCGAAATTGGAACAGGAATCaatcaaagacaaaaacagGGCCGTATCATCGTGGCTTGAAGATATGGGCTTGCAAATATCTCACTACCATAATGGAGCTTCCGATACCGATGAAATCATATATGCAATCATGCATGCACCAAGAGGTGAAAACACAGAAGCAATGGCATTGGTTGTTCCTTGGTACAACGCTGATGCAGAATACAATGAAGGTGGAATGGCTCTTGGTATGGCGTTGATGAGGTATTTCCTGCGTATTTCAGTGTGGTCCAAGAATATTATTTTGGTTATACCACCagatggaaagaaaagcttgCGTAATTGGGTCGAGGCATACCATACATCATTGGATGACACAGCAGGGTCGATAGAGGCGGCAGTTGTAGTTGATTACGGTAAGCAGGGCGATTATTTTGAATATTACGACATGTACTATGAAGGTTTAAACGGTCAGTTGCCAAATTTGGATCTATTGAATACAGCAAATACCATTGGTGGCCATGAGAATATTGGATGTAGTATTCAAGGAATAAACGGCAGAGTAACAGACTTTCAAAATAAGCTCAAGACTTTGTTCTGGGGAATTGCGAGATTAGTCACTGCGGGAGCTATAGATGTACACGGTCATGAGGCATTTTCCGGATGGCAAATCCAAGCATTCACAATAAAGGCAAGGGGCGATAAAGGTCATGATGTAACGCAATTTGGCAGAATTGTTGATTCAACTTTCCGATCAGTCAATAatcttttggaaaaatttcatcaatcatttttcttttacttgtTATTGAGCCCAAAgcattttgtttcaattggTACTTATCTACCTGCGGCAGTAATGTTGGCAGTGAGCTTTGCTCTCGGTACCCTCAATTCTATTTTGAATACCCATATTGAGGTTGATGCCATCAAGTATGGGGTTTCCAAGCTTTTGACaattgtggtggtggttgaaAGTTTTTGCGTCGGTTTGGCACTTTTAGCACCGTATGAAAGCACTTCTTTAATCCAAATTTCACAATTGCTAGTACTGGTTGTTGGTGGGTTTATTTTTATGCAGAAAGTTAACATGAAAAGAGTTGACAGTTACTCTTTGATTTCATTTGCATTGTTGTCAATTGCGCTCCTTATTGTAGCATTATTGATTGTTCATTTTGCATTGGCCTTTACTGTGGGAATACTTGCCTTACCATTGACATACATACCTACTCTAtttcaaagaaagaaaaacccAAAGCTTGCCGTGCTCTTTGTGCTTGTCATTACTAATCCGTTTTTGATCATTCATGCAGGTGGACTTTTCACGGGACATGAGAACTTTTTACAAAATCTTATTATGGCTTGGGTAGATTTACAGAGTTGGACATGGATAATAATTGCCCTTGCATGGTTCCCAGCATGGCtctttgtgtttttcgCCTCGGTCCTGCTTATTGTCCAATTGCCAAAGGCTATTGCTATCAATCCTCCATCCACATTTGCAACTAAATCAGAAAAGTCTGaataa